A segment of the Arachis hypogaea cultivar Tifrunner chromosome 5, arahy.Tifrunner.gnm2.J5K5, whole genome shotgun sequence genome:
TGACTCTATTATTTGACTTTTTTTCCTCCAATGCCTTTTGATGAAAGATTTTGGTGCCAGCAAAAAGTAGTGAACCTCCTTTCACTTGCTTTATCCGAATTGGTAAAGCTCCAACTACATCAAATGTTTTTAACCATGCAACAAGCCATGTTGCTGATCTTGTTTAAATATGGGCTACCCAAACAAAAACTGTCTTTGACCTGCAAACATAAATCATACGTCAAACACATTTTGGGCTTTTAACCCAATCAAATATCTATATTTGTCATAATCAAAGATTAAGTTATTATTTCATAAACTCAACAATAACTTTGATTACTCAACTAAGAATTATTTTGTaaggtgtaaaaattaaatttattttttaatgtaagtaaatttaattaattataatttaatataataatataaataatattcaatattaattatgatataaacaattaatataaattattaattaaataaaaatttaattatttaatctaattaattattatttaaataattaatataaattattaattaaataaaaatatgattatttaatataattttattataattattactaatttaattattattttattatttaatataattatttaattatttcaaattttatattattatttttttaaaataacttgccaaatgacaaattattattggttaatttGAGTCCTTGTTTAGAGGGACTCCCTCACCTTGAGACCCGTGCAGAAACTCAttctttctctcctccaatggTTAGAGTTCCTATGTGTCAgaaaaaagtaaaagagaaactcaTCATTGTAGGTGCTCTTAGAGATTTTGGTTTAGGTAAAATTGTCCAACCACAAATTCTttttgtgtcattttgttatttttgcttTGGTTCTCGCGCAATTCTGCTTAATAAATTGCTAACGCCTTTTATGTCAGCATTTTCTAAATTTGTGCacgaagaaaaagtaaaaaaaaaaattattaagaccAATATTTGAAGTGTATGCACGAAAATGCAAAATAGTTTATGCAAAAAAGGAGCAATGGCGAGAGAACCATGAATGGGTGGCTGAGTGTATGATTTAAGAGTGGTGAGCtgagagaaaaaaatgaaaatgaaaaaagaaaaatcacttaatttattTGATTGCTATTATCACAAATTTGTTCCATTATAGAATTTTAACTTTATAGAGTTCACCggatattttttcataaattaaagatatttataattaaaaatttaattaatttttttatcatatttttttagaagaaatattttattaattttaacttttttgacataaaaaagacttaattacaaaactaaaaatattgtacggattcaattaaaaaaatatataagaatttaattacaaatttgattagAGATTTTGATTTAGATAAAATTATCGAACCACATAAATTTTTCTTGTGTTATTGTGTTATTTCTGCTTTGATTTTTACGCAACTCTACTTAAATTGCTAACGCTTTTCGTGtcaacattttttaaatttgtgcacgaagaaaaagaaaaaaaattattgagaTCAATATTTGAAATCTGTGCACGAAAATGCAAAATAGTTTATGCAGAAAAAGGGGCAACGGCtaaataattaaacattttaCTTAATATGTTTCACATGTatcttaaaaatacatattagctAAAACTTAATAATATTATGAAATACTAAAAATTTATCGCTTCTAATatcattgtattttttatttgaatacatTTAGTACAAACAAAATAATAGAGGCTAAAGTCATTCATTTATATCCACAATTTGAATTTGTAAGTACGACTCATGGCTTTGAATTCCtagtattcttcttcttctatagaaaaaaaaaatagtaaatcatCAATCCAATCCACCAAGTTTAATCTATTCAAGTTCTTTTCAAAAAAACGAAATAGAAGATAATGGTGGCACGTGGCATAACCTTGAGGCACAATTATACTTGGGCAACGTCAGCTGAACTGAACCTGCTCACTACCATAGCCACTCACCAATTACATAATCCACCCTATCTAACCAAACTTATCCAAAAAAGAAGTGACGACACACAACACCATGTCCAGCTTCACTCACGCCACCGCATTCCTCCACGCCCACATCAAAACCAAGCAAAAAACAACCACTCCGGCCGCCTCCACCACCAACAACAACCAAGCACCATTTTATGCTGAACAAAAAGATAATAATGTGGCCACTAATAATAGCACCAACAGTagtagtagaagaaaactaaTATCAACATTTCTAACAACTTCGATGGGAATAGTCCTGGGCGGCACAACGACAATGACACCACAGGCGGCGGCTCAGAATTGGGGGACTCGTTCGTTCCTGAGGGAGCATTTCTTTGAGGCGGGGCTGTCTCCGGAGGACGCAGTGGCGAGGATAAAGCAAACGGCGGAGGGGCTACATGATATGAGGGAGATGCTGGAAACAATGTCGTGGAGGTATGTGATGTTCTACATAAGGCTGAAGCAGGCTTATCTTGATCAAGATTTGAAGACTGCAATGTCCACTTTGCCAGACAACCGCCGCAATGATTACATCAAAATTGCCAATGAATTGGTAGATCACATGACCGATGTAAGTTCACAAATCTCTTATATATGCTCTCTTTTACACTTTCACTCCTTCAACTTAGACTTAAGTGATATGATATATGTTTAATTGGATGTTGTACCattaaataaattcttttatGACACTAGTTTTCTTTAGAGTTCtaatagttaaattaatttttaaaaaataaaatattttttaaatttatttttaattttttttataattaaattagttctttaaatattataaattaattataccAGTCCTTCggttattttactcataattttcatcAACGATTAATGATGTATAATGTTAACTACTAACATACATAACACATAACATACAAACATACTAATTTGTATTATATATGTATCAATTAACTTTTACaacattagtttttgaaaaaaattgttaataaaataactaaaagataaatatgattaattcataattttttttcagaatgaatttaaaaatatcttatcttctaaAACTAATTTGACTATCAACCCTTTTTCTTAAACTACTACTAAATtaaaagtgtatatatatatatatatatatacatatatatatatatatatgtatatatataactttCAATCTAAAatcatttcatatattttttaaatttaattattttgtagtctatataattttattaaatttttaattaagtctttactattttaaaatttgtaatttgatttttactagttattatttttcaaaaaataaattgtaatgatcctaaaatatttttttaaaaatattttataattcatctcacatcaaatataaaaataaataccttaaaaatgttttagtattttttaaaaaaaattagtttgagagaatttaaattaaaattttgatctaatataaagatttaattacaatttttaaaattataaagacttaattaaaaattttataaaattatataaaagctAATAGAGtagttaaacatattttttataaaaaaaataaagttgatgGCAATattaaaaaagagtttaaaatgtAAATGAACATGAGTTGTTACTTGTTAGATATGGTCATGTTGTaccgagacaaaaaaaaaaaaaaaaaaacacccatcaattattgtatatatatggatACATATTTTGTGTTTATGAAAATTGATTTTGTTGCTAAAAAGATGTTTTATTATTCTAATGCGAAATATTTGATTAATTGTTGAAATGTATGTGTACGAAATACATTTAAATATACATATAGGTAATAACTTAATTTTTGTGTTTATGGAGTTTCTAAACCTATTTTTTGTGTTTATGAGTTTCATTGTGATAATATAATGTTGTTGATACttgattttacaaaatttaacaCAAATAATCTTTATGATAGGTTATCGATGTAACTTTTCTTAGTTAAATTCACTCCAGTAGCATTGGATTCTAAGGATGTTTTAATATATATAGCCATTTTTCTTAATTATAGCATACTTTTTTTCCTTATCCAATCTTTTCCGCTAATTTTTCTTATCTAATGATGGATCTCAACATTTTCATTCCTTCATGCTATTGCACATGGTGTGGAGGTAGACtagtattttttcttttgaaaaagttttaaatctagagagaaaataaaaatatatcttaaataaatacataaacttGAGGGTCATGCATATaataaatttctaataaaatatataaatacacaaGACTGCCAAAAATGATCTTGTAATAttataaaatacttattattttatatcaaatatattttttagataacaAATTTAAACATTAGTTATCTTAGGTAgggtttgttttgaggtattgagacaaAAATTAGGAGACTGAGatttagtattatgtttgttagttcaaagactgatactaaaattt
Coding sequences within it:
- the LOC112801571 gene encoding photosynthetic NDH subunit of lumenal location 2, chloroplastic, with amino-acid sequence MSSFTHATAFLHAHIKTKQKTTTPAASTTNNNQAPFYAEQKDNNVATNNSTNSSSRRKLISTFLTTSMGIVLGGTTTMTPQAAAQNWGTRSFLREHFFEAGLSPEDAVARIKQTAEGLHDMREMLETMSWRYVMFYIRLKQAYLDQDLKTAMSTLPDNRRNDYIKIANELVDHMTDFDRYVRTPKVYESYLYYEKTLKSIDELVAILA